One Ignavibacterium album JCM 16511 genomic region harbors:
- the truA gene encoding tRNA pseudouridine(38-40) synthase TruA, producing the protein MSRKFKRAAKPLFNQKKKSFTKDFFRFKLFLEYEGTRFSGWQKQPNARTIQGELIKACEKIFGDDFVDLQGSGRTDSGVHALCQVAHLDAKTVLAPEIIKLKLNDSLPHDINILEVEKARKNFHARHDVKSRSYIYQISERRTAFGKNFVWWIKDNLDFEAMNSASKIFLGLHDFVSFSDDDPEEKSTKVLIDNIQLKKEDELILIRIIGSHFIWKMVRRIVGVLVEVGRGKKSKSDILFYLNNKSDEPARFTAPPSGLFLEKVFYEKDKISKEFNSLIRVKNFRNH; encoded by the coding sequence ATGAGCAGGAAATTTAAAAGAGCAGCAAAACCTCTGTTCAATCAAAAGAAAAAATCATTTACAAAAGATTTTTTCAGATTTAAATTATTTCTTGAGTACGAAGGCACGAGATTTTCAGGTTGGCAGAAGCAACCTAATGCAAGAACAATTCAAGGTGAATTGATAAAAGCTTGCGAAAAAATTTTTGGAGATGATTTTGTTGATTTACAAGGTTCTGGAAGAACGGACAGCGGTGTACACGCTTTGTGTCAGGTTGCGCATCTCGATGCTAAAACTGTTCTGGCTCCTGAAATAATCAAACTAAAATTAAATGATTCGCTTCCTCACGATATCAATATTCTTGAGGTTGAAAAAGCAAGAAAAAATTTTCACGCAAGGCACGATGTAAAAAGTCGTAGCTACATTTATCAGATTTCCGAAAGAAGAACCGCATTCGGAAAAAATTTTGTTTGGTGGATAAAAGATAATCTTGATTTCGAAGCAATGAATTCGGCATCCAAAATATTTTTAGGCCTGCACGACTTTGTTTCATTTTCTGATGACGATCCTGAAGAAAAATCCACAAAGGTTCTGATTGATAATATTCAGTTGAAAAAGGAAGATGAATTGATTCTAATCAGGATAATCGGTTCTCACTTTATCTGGAAGATGGTCAGAAGAATAGTCGGTGTTCTTGTGGAAGTCGGAAGAGGAAAAAAATCTAAATCAGATATTCTCTTCTATCTTAATAACAAATCAGATGAACCGGCAAGATTTACTGCGCCTCCATCGGGATTGTTTCTTGAAAAAGTTTTTTATGAAAAAGATAAAATCAGTAAAGAGTTTAATTCTTTAATCAGAGTAAAAAATTTCCGGAATCATTAA
- a CDS encoding 6-pyruvoyl trahydropterin synthase family protein, which yields MKIAKAFRWEMGHRLPEHFGLCKNIHGHSYKMIVEFEGELNKDQMVIDYYDVEKIINPIINQLDHAFMVNTNDKIVLDFLEKMNSKKVVVDFDATAENICKFLLSEISKSNLPENINSVKVRVYETQFDYAEDTLQLK from the coding sequence ATGAAAATTGCAAAAGCATTTCGATGGGAAATGGGACACCGATTGCCCGAACATTTTGGTCTTTGTAAAAATATTCACGGTCATTCCTACAAAATGATTGTTGAGTTTGAAGGTGAATTAAACAAAGATCAGATGGTAATTGATTATTACGATGTGGAAAAAATAATCAATCCGATTATCAATCAGCTTGATCATGCTTTTATGGTAAACACGAACGATAAGATTGTACTTGATTTTCTCGAAAAGATGAACTCAAAGAAAGTTGTTGTAGATTTTGATGCAACTGCAGAGAACATCTGTAAATTTCTGTTAAGTGAAATCAGCAAATCTAATTTGCCTGAAAATATTAATTCAGTAAAAGTTCGTGTCTATGAAACTCAGTTTGATTATGCTGAAGATACCCTTCAATTAAAATGA
- a CDS encoding type II toxin-antitoxin system RelE/ParE family toxin produces MSPVRYQIKFLPIAEEDFSEIITFIAADNPNAAESLADKIEKSIQLLTENPLMGRKPRDEEIRKLGYRYLIVQNYLVFYVVEDKKIFIHRILHGARNYKILL; encoded by the coding sequence ATGTCTCCCGTTAGATATCAAATAAAATTCTTACCTATCGCCGAAGAAGATTTTTCAGAAATAATAACATTCATTGCAGCCGATAATCCTAATGCTGCTGAATCATTAGCTGATAAGATCGAAAAATCAATTCAACTTTTGACAGAAAATCCTTTAATGGGAAGAAAACCGAGAGATGAAGAAATTAGAAAACTTGGTTACAGATACCTGATTGTTCAAAATTATTTGGTGTTTTATGTTGTTGAGGATAAAAAAATCTTTATACACAGGATTTTACATGGAGCAAGAAATTATAAAATTCTTCTTTAA
- a CDS encoding type II toxin-antitoxin system prevent-host-death family antitoxin, whose product MPIIKPISDLRNKSNEISELANSSNEPIFITKNGEGDLVVMSMNLYTKMQMKIDLLSKLSVAQQQHLEGKEGKSLSEVMTGIRKIINVSR is encoded by the coding sequence ATGCCTATAATAAAACCTATTTCAGATTTGAGAAATAAATCCAATGAGATTTCCGAGTTAGCAAATAGTTCTAACGAACCAATTTTTATTACAAAAAATGGTGAAGGCGACCTTGTAGTAATGTCGATGAATCTCTATACTAAAATGCAGATGAAAATTGATCTGCTGAGTAAATTGTCTGTTGCTCAACAACAACATTTAGAAGGTAAGGAAGGTAAATCATTAAGTGAAGTAATGACAGGTATCAGAAAGATTATTAATGTCTCCCGTTAG
- a CDS encoding radical SAM protein has product MAKINEIYYSIQGESSFAGLPCVFVRFTYCNLRCTYCDTAYAFYEGRDASVDEIISEIQEYKCNLVEITGGEPLVQREECIELMRRLCHLDYQVMIETGGSLPINGIDPRVKIIMDLKCPSSGMMKKNLYDNIYFLKPTDEVKFVIGTREDYDWAKEIIAQYDLTNRSTVLFSPVFGQIEPSDIVHWILEDNLQVRFQLQMHKYIWHPESRGV; this is encoded by the coding sequence ATGGCTAAAATAAACGAAATATATTATTCAATTCAGGGTGAAAGTTCATTTGCCGGACTTCCCTGCGTTTTTGTCAGATTTACTTACTGCAATCTGCGTTGTACTTACTGTGACACGGCCTATGCCTTTTATGAAGGAAGAGATGCATCAGTTGATGAAATAATTTCTGAAATACAGGAATATAAATGCAATCTTGTGGAAATTACAGGTGGAGAACCTTTAGTTCAGAGAGAAGAATGTATTGAACTGATGAGAAGACTCTGTCATCTTGATTATCAGGTGATGATTGAAACCGGTGGAAGTCTTCCAATAAACGGAATTGACCCGAGAGTAAAAATAATAATGGATTTAAAGTGCCCTTCAAGCGGAATGATGAAAAAAAATTTGTATGATAATATTTATTTTCTTAAACCAACTGACGAAGTAAAATTTGTTATCGGCACCAGAGAGGATTATGATTGGGCAAAAGAGATAATTGCTCAATACGATTTAACAAACAGATCTACAGTTCTTTTCTCACCTGTGTTTGGTCAGATTGAACCCTCAGATATTGTTCACTGGATACTTGAGGATAATCTACAAGTAAGATTTCAATTGCAGATGCACAAATACATCTGGCATCCGGAATCGAGAGGAGTTTGA
- the rpsT gene encoding 30S ribosomal protein S20, translating into MAHHKSAKKRIRSSERKRLVNKMAESRIKTMYKKVLATDKKEEIEKLYKEAVALIDRNSVKGIIHKNNASRKKAALTRHFNKVLTS; encoded by the coding sequence ATGGCTCATCATAAATCTGCTAAAAAGAGAATCAGGTCAAGTGAAAGAAAAAGACTTGTCAATAAAATGGCTGAATCAAGAATAAAAACCATGTACAAAAAAGTTTTAGCCACTGATAAAAAAGAGGAAATCGAAAAACTTTATAAAGAGGCTGTTGCTTTGATTGACAGAAATTCTGTTAAAGGAATTATTCATAAGAACAACGCTTCAAGAAAGAAAGCAGCACTTACAAGACACTTCAATAAAGTTTTGACAAGTTAA
- a CDS encoding NTP transferase domain-containing protein, with protein sequence MAKENNSNEIIQTTKELSTDFNGSDEIAIILAAGHGKRIKSQRSKMLHKIWEVPTVERVYRACKTGIEKCNTVIVVGIKALDVMKVIGKRESNKFAYQKEQNGTGHAVQVALEVIPDSVKDGIVYVLPGDMGLLDAATMKKFREDFLQSGNDMMVLTGIYKGDPKQNYYGRIVRVKEKTIDGKSSGEDFGKVIEIIEYKDILALSDEALYIVEYKKKKYSFTKTELLEINEFNSGVYAFKYSKLRELIGNLTSDNVQNEIYITDLIYLFNQKGYSVGAVSPEEDYVVMGFNDKSVLKEMESIARRKIYERLKNIIEIADPDDFFIHEKVVEQIEEMDKKGVPLDIKVGKGAYIGENVKLNYNIDFGRATYVDGNVIFGKNVKLWLTVHLSCFPNQKLIIGDNVEILWGDIIKGNIVIGDNSRIESSVNMTGSDEYPLRIGKNVLIKGTSYLFGSIVEDGLFIEHSVLVKKKVKAVKDKNGNIKPVRYFIPKPEGEDLLEEID encoded by the coding sequence ATGGCAAAAGAAAATAATTCAAATGAAATAATTCAGACAACAAAAGAGCTATCTACCGATTTCAATGGTTCGGATGAAATAGCAATTATTCTTGCTGCCGGACATGGCAAAAGAATAAAATCCCAGCGCTCTAAAATGCTTCATAAAATTTGGGAAGTTCCGACCGTCGAAAGAGTTTATCGTGCCTGTAAGACCGGAATCGAAAAATGTAATACGGTTATCGTAGTCGGTATAAAAGCTCTCGATGTAATGAAAGTAATCGGTAAAAGAGAATCAAACAAATTTGCATATCAGAAAGAACAAAACGGAACGGGCCACGCAGTACAGGTTGCGCTTGAAGTCATTCCCGACAGTGTGAAAGACGGAATTGTATATGTTCTTCCGGGAGATATGGGATTGCTCGATGCAGCAACAATGAAAAAATTCCGCGAAGATTTTCTTCAATCCGGAAACGATATGATGGTGCTAACTGGAATTTATAAAGGCGATCCGAAACAAAATTACTACGGGAGAATTGTACGCGTCAAAGAAAAAACAATTGATGGAAAATCATCAGGCGAAGACTTTGGAAAAGTGATTGAAATTATCGAGTACAAGGATATTCTCGCGTTAAGTGATGAAGCATTATACATTGTTGAATACAAGAAGAAAAAATATTCATTCACTAAAACCGAGTTACTTGAAATTAACGAATTCAATTCCGGTGTTTATGCCTTTAAATATTCAAAGCTCAGAGAATTAATCGGCAATCTTACATCTGATAATGTACAAAATGAAATATATATCACAGATTTAATTTACTTGTTCAATCAGAAAGGTTATTCTGTCGGAGCAGTTTCACCTGAGGAAGATTATGTAGTAATGGGATTTAATGATAAGAGCGTTCTCAAGGAAATGGAATCAATTGCACGAAGAAAAATCTATGAGCGATTAAAAAACATAATTGAAATTGCTGACCCGGATGATTTTTTCATTCACGAAAAAGTTGTTGAACAAATTGAAGAGATGGATAAGAAAGGAGTTCCTCTCGATATAAAAGTTGGTAAAGGAGCTTACATCGGTGAAAATGTTAAACTTAATTACAATATAGATTTTGGTCGTGCAACTTATGTTGATGGGAATGTGATTTTCGGGAAGAATGTAAAACTCTGGCTAACCGTTCATCTTTCTTGTTTCCCAAATCAGAAGTTAATTATTGGAGACAATGTCGAAATACTTTGGGGAGATATAATTAAAGGTAATATAGTAATCGGAGATAATTCACGAATTGAATCCAGTGTTAATATGACCGGTAGTGATGAATATCCATTACGCATCGGCAAGAATGTTTTGATAAAAGGAACGAGTTATCTTTTCGGTTCAATTGTAGAAGACGGATTATTCATTGAGCATTCGGTTCTTGTGAAGAAAAAAGTTAAAGCAGTAAAAGACAAAAATGGAAACATAAAACCTGTCCGTTACTTTATTCCTAAACCGGAAGGTGAAGATTTACTCGAAGAGATTGATTGA
- a CDS encoding outer membrane beta-barrel protein, with translation MKKLYVAVLLFVALSGTTQFAQSRGFGLGAIIGSPTGLSAKYWTTGTNAFDFGLGYSFEKKSRMHIHGDYLFHSSNMFQTSENIALYYGPGLRMKFKEDEDARIGFRGVLGLVWIPRGSQVDVFIEIAPIMDLIPATEFSMNGGIGFRFFFN, from the coding sequence ATGAAAAAACTTTATGTAGCTGTGTTGTTATTCGTAGCTCTATCAGGCACAACACAGTTCGCACAATCAAGAGGATTCGGACTTGGTGCAATAATCGGTTCACCAACCGGATTAAGTGCAAAATACTGGACTACAGGCACAAACGCATTTGATTTCGGACTTGGTTATTCTTTTGAGAAGAAAAGCAGGATGCATATCCACGGTGATTATCTTTTTCACTCATCAAATATGTTTCAGACATCTGAAAATATTGCGCTCTATTATGGTCCGGGATTGAGGATGAAATTTAAAGAAGATGAAGACGCAAGAATTGGTTTCCGTGGCGTGCTTGGATTAGTATGGATTCCACGCGGTAGTCAGGTTGATGTGTTCATCGAAATCGCTCCGATAATGGATTTAATTCCTGCCACAGAATTTT